One genomic segment of Amycolatopsis sp. Hca4 includes these proteins:
- a CDS encoding phosphoribosylaminoimidazolesuccinocarboxamide synthase, with protein sequence MTPLPTLPRLATGKVRDLYAVGDDHLLVVASDRISAFEHVFPTSVPGKGRVLTAMSVFWFRELADVLPNHLVACEDPRIPEAVRGRALLVEKLDMLPVEAVVRGYLTGRGYSDYRRSGRVCGLTLPPGLAESARLPEPIFTPSTKARRGEKDENIDFDTCVATLGRALAEEVREASLELYRRGAARAAEQGLLLADTKFEFGIGRDGRLVLADELLTPDSARYWLADGHQPGVPQPSFDKQHVRDWLVDPASGWDCVSPLPPLPPEVVTATRDRYVEAYHRITGLSLADWPRDPADLRQPASRLGQCGGPGDRRDPHREPDVHRPRRPAALQPR encoded by the coding sequence GTGACACCCCTCCCCACCCTGCCACGGCTCGCCACGGGCAAGGTCCGTGACCTCTACGCTGTGGGCGACGACCACCTGCTGGTCGTCGCCTCCGACCGCATCTCCGCCTTCGAACACGTCTTCCCCACCTCGGTCCCCGGCAAGGGCCGCGTGCTCACCGCGATGAGCGTGTTCTGGTTCCGCGAGCTCGCCGACGTCCTCCCGAACCACCTCGTGGCCTGCGAAGACCCTCGCATCCCCGAGGCCGTCCGCGGCCGCGCGCTGCTGGTCGAGAAGCTCGACATGCTGCCGGTGGAGGCGGTCGTCCGCGGTTACCTCACCGGCCGCGGGTACTCCGATTACCGCAGGTCAGGACGGGTGTGCGGGCTGACGCTGCCGCCCGGTCTCGCCGAGTCGGCGCGGCTGCCCGAGCCGATCTTCACGCCGTCGACCAAGGCGCGTCGCGGGGAGAAGGACGAAAACATCGACTTCGACACGTGCGTCGCGACGCTCGGCCGCGCGCTCGCCGAGGAGGTCCGGGAGGCGTCGCTGGAGCTGTACCGCCGGGGCGCGGCCCGCGCGGCGGAGCAGGGCCTGCTGCTGGCCGACACGAAGTTCGAGTTCGGCATCGGCCGTGACGGCCGCCTGGTGCTCGCGGACGAGCTGCTGACGCCGGATTCGGCGCGCTACTGGCTCGCCGACGGGCACCAGCCCGGCGTCCCGCAGCCGTCGTTCGACAAGCAGCACGTGCGCGACTGGCTGGTGGACCCGGCCTCCGGCTGGGACTGCGTGTCCCCGCTGCCGCCGTTGCCGCCCGAGGTGGTGACGGCCACGCGCGACCGCTACGTCGAGGCGTACCACCGCATCACCGGGCTTTCGCTGGCAGACTGGCCTCGTGATCCTGCTGATCTGCGGCAGCCTGCGAGCCGGCTCGGGCAATGCGGCGGTCCTGGGGACCGCCGCGACCCTCACCGCGAGCCGGACGTACACCGGCCTCGCCGACCTGCCGCACTTCAACCCCGATGA
- the purQ gene encoding phosphoribosylformylglycinamidine synthase subunit PurQ gives MSARIGVITFPGTLDDGDAARAVRYAGGEAVSLWHADEDLHDVDAVIVPGGFSYGDYLRAGVIARFAPVMTPVIEAARAGMPVLGICNGFQILCEAGLLPGAMIRNQGLHFICRDQWLRVENTSTAWTTRYDEGAEILIPMKNIDGCYMAEQSTLDELEGEGRVVFRYVGGNPNGSRNDIAGIRSENGRVVGLMPHPEHAIDALTGPSDDGLGMFFSAVDALVKA, from the coding sequence GTGAGCGCGCGCATCGGCGTCATCACCTTCCCGGGCACGCTGGACGACGGCGACGCGGCCCGCGCGGTCCGCTACGCCGGCGGCGAGGCGGTGTCGCTGTGGCACGCGGACGAGGACCTGCACGACGTCGACGCGGTCATCGTCCCGGGCGGCTTTTCCTACGGCGACTACCTGCGCGCGGGCGTGATCGCCCGGTTCGCGCCGGTCATGACCCCGGTGATCGAGGCGGCACGCGCGGGCATGCCGGTGCTCGGCATCTGCAACGGGTTCCAGATCCTGTGCGAGGCCGGCCTGCTGCCCGGCGCGATGATCCGCAACCAGGGCCTGCACTTCATCTGCCGCGACCAGTGGCTGCGGGTGGAGAACACGTCCACCGCGTGGACCACGCGGTACGACGAAGGCGCGGAAATCCTCATCCCGATGAAGAACATCGACGGCTGCTACATGGCCGAGCAGTCCACTTTGGACGAGCTGGAGGGCGAGGGCCGCGTGGTGTTCCGGTACGTCGGCGGCAACCCGAACGGGTCGCGCAACGACATCGCCGGCATCCGCAGCGAGAACGGCCGGGTCGTCGGGCTGATGCCGCACCCGGAGCACGCGATCGACGCGCTGACCGGGCCGTCGGACGACGGGCTGGGGATGTTCTTCAGCGCGGTGGACGCGCTGGTCAAGGCCTGA
- a CDS encoding NADPH-dependent FMN reductase yields the protein MRAGSGNAAVLGTAATLTASRTYTGLADLPHFNPDDDRDPLHPEVAALRAAIEEADAVLFCTPEYAGGLPGSFKNLLDWTVGGGELYGKPVAWINASSIAAPTGGRDAHDSLRKVLTYAGAKIVDEACARIPVSRADVADGQVADPDLRGRIAVAVQRLREGV from the coding sequence CTGCGAGCCGGCTCGGGCAATGCGGCGGTCCTGGGGACCGCCGCGACCCTCACCGCGAGCCGGACGTACACCGGCCTCGCCGACCTGCCGCACTTCAACCCCGATGACGACCGGGACCCGCTGCACCCCGAGGTCGCGGCGCTGCGGGCGGCGATCGAGGAGGCTGACGCGGTCCTGTTCTGCACGCCGGAGTACGCCGGCGGGCTGCCGGGCTCGTTCAAGAACCTCCTCGACTGGACGGTCGGCGGCGGCGAGCTGTACGGCAAGCCGGTGGCGTGGATCAACGCGTCCTCGATCGCGGCGCCGACCGGCGGCCGGGACGCCCACGACTCGCTGCGGAAGGTCCTGACGTACGCGGGCGCGAAGATCGTCGACGAGGCCTGCGCGCGGATCCCGGTGTCCCGGGCCGACGTCGCCGACGGCCAGGTCGCCGACCCCGATCTGCGCGGGCGGATCGCGGTGGCCGTGCAGCGCCTGCGTGAGGGTGTCTGA
- a CDS encoding DUF2334 domain-containing protein produces MVVVDARLLVSLSGITPRTLHRCADLAAELDRRKVPLSLLYAARTGEGPVTEWVRTRARRGDSVLLHGYDHTVTPTHRTVYLGKRAEFATLPAHEARLRLIAARAALDSAGLTVDGFAPPRWIASQGTLQALAEHGFRLCADLGAVRDLVTGEVRRARVQEFTSQSHRTETVRCFALVLAAARSARRGGLVRLGVEAPDLTRPGLRQALLDAVDVALENRAFGATYGSLRAVPA; encoded by the coding sequence ATGGTGGTCGTGGACGCTCGCTTGCTGGTTTCGCTGTCGGGAATCACCCCGCGCACGCTGCACCGCTGCGCCGACCTCGCGGCCGAGCTCGACCGCCGCAAGGTGCCCCTGTCCCTGCTGTACGCCGCCCGCACCGGCGAAGGCCCGGTGACGGAGTGGGTGCGCACCCGCGCCCGCCGCGGTGATTCCGTGCTGCTGCACGGTTACGACCACACCGTCACGCCCACGCACCGCACGGTGTACCTGGGCAAGCGCGCGGAGTTCGCGACGTTGCCGGCCCACGAGGCACGCCTGCGGCTGATCGCCGCGCGGGCCGCGCTGGACAGTGCCGGGCTGACGGTCGACGGCTTCGCGCCGCCGCGCTGGATCGCGTCACAGGGCACGCTGCAGGCGCTGGCCGAGCACGGTTTCCGGCTGTGCGCGGACCTCGGCGCGGTCCGCGACCTGGTGACCGGCGAGGTGCGCCGCGCGCGGGTCCAGGAGTTCACCAGCCAGTCGCACCGCACGGAGACGGTGCGCTGCTTCGCACTGGTGCTGGCGGCGGCGCGTTCGGCCCGCCGGGGCGGCCTGGTCCGGCTGGGGGTGGAAGCCCCGGACCTGACCCGCCCCGGCCTCCGCCAGGCGCTGCTCGACGCGGTGGACGTCGCACTGGAGAACCGGGCGTTCGGCGCCACCTACGGTTCGCTGCGCGCAGTCCCGGCCTGA
- a CDS encoding MBL fold metallo-hydrolase, whose product MRIVHFGHACLLLETGSERILIDPGTFSTGFEGERELSAVLVTHQHFDHLDVERLPKVLEANPGAKLIVDPGSAPEVRKLGLEFDIADVGDAFAVGDTSIKAVGGEHAVIHSDIPVIPNIGYVFDDGAFFHPGDSFFVPEQQIDVLGLPTGAPWLKAGEAVDYLRAVAPRVAVPIHEAVLANPAMHYGLFGNLAPEGTEVKVLDRGEPAKF is encoded by the coding sequence ATGCGTATCGTCCATTTCGGACACGCCTGCCTGTTGCTGGAGACCGGTTCCGAGCGGATCCTGATCGATCCCGGCACCTTCTCCACCGGCTTCGAGGGTGAGCGGGAGCTGTCCGCCGTGCTGGTCACGCACCAGCACTTCGACCACCTCGACGTCGAACGGCTGCCGAAGGTCCTCGAGGCCAACCCCGGCGCGAAGCTGATCGTCGATCCCGGGTCCGCCCCCGAAGTGCGCAAGCTCGGGCTGGAGTTCGACATCGCCGACGTCGGGGACGCCTTCGCCGTCGGGGACACCTCGATCAAGGCCGTCGGCGGGGAGCACGCCGTCATCCACTCCGACATCCCCGTCATCCCGAACATCGGGTACGTCTTCGACGACGGCGCCTTCTTCCACCCCGGCGACTCGTTCTTCGTGCCCGAGCAGCAGATCGACGTCCTCGGGCTGCCCACCGGCGCCCCGTGGCTGAAGGCCGGGGAGGCCGTCGACTACCTGCGGGCCGTGGCGCCGCGGGTGGCCGTGCCGATCCACGAAGCCGTGCTCGCCAACCCCGCCATGCACTACGGCTTGTTCGGGAACCTCGCTCCCGAAGGCACCGAGGTCAAGGTGCTCGACCGGGGCGAGCCGGCGAAGTTCTAG
- a CDS encoding MFS transporter translates to MSLFTHRAYWRWSAGVQAARLPGTMAPLAFTLLTTATTGSYRLGGVLMSVYVATEMVCAVPVGRLLDRVGPARGLTVLLLLTAVGYAVLALAADAPAPVLVALVLLPGIAGGALSGGFRTLLADTVDDELLPRAISVDAMLMEGVLIGGPALVALLDLAGTLVPLAVMAAACLAAALLVPRRPGEPGRAESGDDLPAPRLRTYLPWLCCAFTVGLLLSTIEVAPLPLVQRLGAPAATAPVVIAVLSGASIAGSALYAWRSKTGDPRLFLAGFVAGGLTLAADFGWPGLLASVAVIGACTGPLVATTSVNLQRVLPKNRRSAGFSLSFTVQAAGFGLGSLAVGVLPLWVTPLFGVFAAAIAGGMLVRKPARAIGTVSVTS, encoded by the coding sequence ATGTCGTTGTTCACCCATCGCGCGTACTGGCGCTGGTCGGCCGGCGTCCAGGCGGCCCGGCTCCCGGGGACCATGGCGCCGCTCGCGTTCACCCTGCTGACCACCGCCACGACCGGTTCGTACCGGCTGGGCGGCGTGCTGATGTCGGTCTACGTCGCTACCGAGATGGTGTGCGCGGTGCCGGTCGGGCGGCTGCTCGACCGCGTCGGCCCTGCACGGGGCTTGACCGTGCTGCTGCTCCTGACCGCCGTCGGGTACGCCGTGCTGGCGCTGGCCGCCGACGCTCCCGCCCCTGTCCTCGTCGCGCTCGTCCTGCTGCCCGGCATCGCGGGCGGGGCGTTGTCGGGCGGCTTCCGGACGCTCCTGGCCGACACGGTCGACGACGAGCTCCTGCCGCGGGCGATCTCGGTGGACGCGATGCTCATGGAAGGGGTGCTCATCGGCGGCCCGGCGCTGGTCGCGCTGCTCGACCTGGCCGGCACGCTCGTCCCGCTCGCCGTCATGGCCGCCGCCTGCCTGGCGGCGGCGTTGCTCGTCCCGCGCCGCCCGGGTGAGCCCGGTCGGGCGGAATCCGGCGACGACCTCCCGGCGCCCCGCCTGCGCACCTACCTGCCGTGGCTGTGCTGCGCGTTCACCGTCGGGCTGCTGCTTTCGACCATCGAAGTGGCGCCACTGCCGCTGGTCCAGCGGCTCGGGGCGCCCGCGGCCACCGCGCCCGTGGTGATCGCCGTGCTGAGCGGAGCGAGCATCGCGGGCAGCGCGCTCTACGCGTGGCGGAGCAAGACCGGTGACCCACGGCTGTTCCTCGCCGGGTTCGTCGCCGGCGGGCTCACCCTCGCGGCGGATTTCGGCTGGCCGGGATTGCTCGCGTCGGTGGCCGTGATCGGCGCCTGCACCGGGCCACTGGTGGCCACCACCTCCGTCAACCTGCAGCGCGTGCTGCCGAAGAACCGCAGGTCAGCGGGGTTCTCGCTGAGTTTCACCGTGCAGGCCGCCGGCTTCGGGCTCGGGTCGCTCGCGGTGGGCGTCCTGCCGCTGTGGGTGACGCCGTTGTTCGGTGTCTTTGCCGCGGCGATCGCCGGTGGAATGCTGGTGCGGAAGCCTGCGCGAGCTATTGGCACCGTGTCAGTAACCTCGTAA
- a CDS encoding DUF5937 family protein, with protein sequence MIELALTAAGSQRVRFAISPLEEVLGAVQTLLGIRRHPAPPPWLAGLPDVPELTAVLSARHYITEFLSPPPDGPETTAEAQLEVVRATPPEQVALELGMVDADLSGLPADPAAARDLLAGQLATVWETLLAPEWPRLRELLAADIAHRARQLGSGGLAAMLAELHPRVRLSGTSVLVDVRARERLSIDSRGLLLIPAVFAWPNVGVVTVPPWQVSLLYPARGVASLWASSATPPEPLAEVLGRTRALLLTTLDRPAATTELARRHGLAAATVSAHLTALRGAGLLASERRGHRVLYRRTELGDALLAGKI encoded by the coding sequence GTGATCGAGCTGGCCCTGACCGCGGCCGGGAGCCAGCGCGTCCGCTTCGCGATATCGCCGTTGGAGGAGGTGCTGGGCGCGGTCCAGACGCTGCTCGGCATCCGGCGGCACCCGGCGCCCCCGCCGTGGCTCGCCGGCCTGCCCGACGTGCCCGAGCTGACGGCCGTGCTGAGCGCGCGGCACTACATCACCGAGTTCCTGAGCCCGCCGCCCGACGGCCCCGAGACGACCGCCGAGGCGCAGCTCGAGGTGGTCCGCGCGACGCCGCCGGAGCAGGTGGCGTTGGAGCTGGGGATGGTCGACGCGGACCTGTCCGGCCTGCCGGCCGACCCGGCGGCGGCGCGCGACCTGCTCGCCGGGCAGCTCGCGACGGTGTGGGAGACGTTGCTGGCCCCGGAGTGGCCGCGCCTGCGCGAGCTGCTCGCGGCGGACATCGCGCACCGGGCGCGCCAGCTGGGCTCGGGCGGGCTGGCGGCGATGCTGGCCGAACTGCACCCCCGCGTCCGCCTCTCGGGGACGTCGGTGCTGGTCGACGTCCGGGCTCGCGAACGGCTTTCGATCGACTCGCGCGGGCTGCTGCTGATCCCGGCGGTGTTCGCGTGGCCGAACGTCGGGGTCGTGACGGTGCCGCCGTGGCAGGTTTCGCTGCTCTACCCGGCTCGCGGGGTGGCTTCGCTGTGGGCCTCGTCGGCCACGCCGCCGGAGCCGCTGGCCGAGGTGCTCGGCCGGACGCGGGCGTTGCTGCTGACAACCCTCGACCGCCCGGCGGCGACGACCGAACTGGCCCGGCGCCACGGCCTGGCGGCGGCGACGGTTTCGGCGCACCTCACGGCGTTGCGCGGGGCGGGGCTGCTGGCTTCGGAGCGGCGTGGGCACCGGGTGCTCTACCGGCGGACGGAGCTGGGAGACGCGTTGCTGGCCGGGAAGATTTGA
- a CDS encoding aldehyde dehydrogenase family protein, with translation MTAVQPKPTTVGETFDSLSPATDEVVGTHPIHTAEDVKAAVERARVAAEWWAGLGFAGRAERLRGWKGVLTRRLPQLCQVVRDETGKPIADAQLESVLAIEHIAWAGKHAKKVLGKQKRSAGLLMSNQAATVEYQPLGVVGVIGPWNYPVFTPLGSIAYALAAGNAVVFKPSEYTPGVGKWLVDAFAEIVPEQPVLQLITGFGETGAALVSSGVDKIAFTGSTATGKRIMAAAAETLTPVVIEAGGKDPVLVDADADLDAAADATVWGAFSNSGQTCIGVERVYVHEKVHDEFVAKVVEKSKDVRAGSDEAAQYGPVTMPSQLGVIKRHIHDALARGGKAVLGGEDAVGDRYAQPTVLIDVPEDSEAVKEETFGPTVTIAKVRDMDEAVERANNTKYGLGSTVFSKSRGVELAEKLRTGMTAINAPLSFAGIASLPFGGVGDSGFGRIHGPEGLREFARTKAIARQRFTAPLTLTSFNRKESTDALVAKLVTILHGKR, from the coding sequence ATGACTGCCGTCCAGCCGAAGCCGACGACGGTCGGCGAGACCTTCGACTCGCTCAGCCCGGCGACCGACGAGGTGGTCGGAACCCACCCGATCCACACCGCGGAGGACGTCAAGGCGGCCGTCGAGCGGGCGCGCGTCGCGGCGGAGTGGTGGGCGGGGCTCGGGTTCGCCGGGCGCGCCGAGCGGCTCCGGGGCTGGAAGGGCGTGCTGACGCGGCGGCTGCCGCAGCTGTGCCAGGTGGTCCGCGACGAGACCGGCAAGCCGATCGCCGACGCGCAGCTGGAGAGCGTCCTGGCCATCGAGCACATCGCGTGGGCGGGCAAGCACGCGAAGAAGGTGCTCGGCAAGCAGAAGCGGTCCGCGGGGTTGCTGATGTCGAACCAGGCGGCGACGGTGGAGTACCAGCCGCTGGGCGTGGTCGGCGTGATCGGCCCGTGGAACTACCCGGTGTTCACCCCGCTCGGCTCGATCGCGTACGCGCTCGCGGCGGGCAACGCGGTGGTGTTCAAGCCGAGCGAGTACACGCCGGGCGTCGGCAAGTGGCTGGTCGACGCGTTCGCCGAGATCGTCCCGGAGCAGCCGGTGCTGCAGCTGATCACCGGCTTCGGCGAGACGGGCGCGGCGCTGGTGTCCTCGGGCGTGGACAAGATCGCCTTCACCGGCTCGACGGCGACGGGCAAGCGCATCATGGCCGCGGCGGCCGAGACGCTGACCCCGGTGGTGATCGAGGCGGGCGGCAAGGACCCGGTCCTGGTCGACGCGGACGCGGACCTGGACGCGGCAGCCGACGCGACGGTCTGGGGCGCGTTTTCGAACTCGGGCCAGACGTGCATCGGCGTCGAGCGGGTGTACGTGCACGAGAAGGTCCACGACGAGTTCGTGGCCAAGGTGGTCGAGAAGTCGAAGGACGTCCGCGCGGGTTCGGACGAGGCCGCCCAGTACGGCCCGGTGACGATGCCGTCCCAGCTGGGCGTGATCAAGAGGCACATCCACGACGCGCTGGCCCGCGGAGGCAAGGCGGTCCTCGGAGGAGAGGACGCGGTGGGCGACCGCTACGCCCAGCCGACGGTCCTGATCGACGTCCCGGAGGATTCCGAGGCGGTGAAGGAGGAGACGTTCGGCCCGACGGTGACGATCGCGAAGGTCCGCGACATGGACGAAGCGGTCGAGCGCGCGAACAACACGAAGTACGGCCTGGGCTCGACGGTGTTCTCGAAGTCACGAGGAGTGGAGCTGGCGGAGAAGCTGCGCACGGGCATGACGGCGATCAATGCACCGCTCTCGTTCGCGGGCATTGCCTCCCTGCCCTTCGGCGGCGTGGGCGACTCGGGCTTCGGCCGCATCCACGGCCCGGAGGGCCTGCGCGAGTTCGCCCGCACGAAGGCCATCGCACGACAGCGGTTCACGGCCCCGCTGACGTTGACATCGTTCAACCGCAAGGAATCAACGGACGCGCTGGTCGCCAAGCTGGTGACGATTCTGCACGGCAAGCGTTGA
- the purS gene encoding phosphoribosylformylglycinamidine synthase subunit PurS — protein sequence MARVVVDVMPKPEILDPQGQAALGAAGRLGFTGIKEIRQGKHFEIEVDDTVDDATLEKIAEGFLANPVIEQWTIKRVDA from the coding sequence GTGGCCCGAGTCGTCGTCGACGTCATGCCGAAGCCCGAAATCCTCGACCCGCAGGGACAGGCCGCGCTCGGCGCCGCCGGCCGCCTGGGGTTCACCGGGATCAAGGAGATCCGCCAGGGCAAGCACTTCGAGATCGAGGTCGACGACACGGTCGACGACGCGACGCTCGAGAAGATCGCCGAGGGCTTCCTCGCGAACCCGGTCATCGAGCAGTGGACGATCAAGCGGGTGGACGCGTGA
- a CDS encoding pyridoxamine 5'-phosphate oxidase family protein: MSSFVMSAAEREEFLSGVHVGVLAVERAGRAPLAVPVWYDYEPGGELLIWMERDTVKDRSIRAAGRLSLVAQDENPPYKYVTAEGPVVANDEPPTREQALRIAKRYWPEDQATAYVDSALGERSILVRVRPEKWLSNDQSKS; the protein is encoded by the coding sequence ATGTCGTCGTTCGTGATGAGCGCTGCCGAGCGGGAAGAGTTCCTGAGCGGGGTGCACGTGGGCGTACTCGCGGTGGAGCGCGCCGGCCGGGCGCCGCTGGCCGTGCCGGTCTGGTACGACTACGAACCCGGCGGTGAGCTGCTGATCTGGATGGAACGCGACACCGTCAAGGACCGCTCGATCCGCGCGGCCGGCCGGCTGAGCCTGGTGGCCCAGGACGAGAACCCGCCGTACAAGTACGTCACGGCGGAGGGCCCGGTGGTGGCCAACGACGAGCCGCCGACGCGCGAGCAGGCCCTCCGGATCGCGAAGCGGTACTGGCCCGAAGACCAGGCGACGGCCTACGTCGACTCGGCGCTCGGAGAGCGGTCGATCCTCGTCCGGGTGCGCCCGGAGAAGTGGCTCTCGAACGACCAGAGCAAGAGCTGA
- a CDS encoding GMC family oxidoreductase has product MAVQESYDYVIVGAGSAGCVLANRLTEDPSAQVLLLEAGAEDTADEIHIPAAFASLFKTRWDWNYETVEQKHTGKTSYWPRGKMLGGCSSINAMIYIRGNRVDYDGWRDSHGATGWGWDDVLPYFKRAEGNQRLGGPLHGTDGPLHVEDRRFTHELSHAWVDSAVAWGLKRTDDFNGESQEGAGVYQVTCKKGRRWSTADAYLRPALSRPNLTVKTSTPATRIVFEGTRAVGVSYLDNGVEQTARASTEVILSGGAVNSPQLLMVSGVGPAEHLREHGVDVVAALPGVGENLHDHPACGIIWSTRDTTDLADAASLFGLARYQLTRRGPLTSNIGEAGAFYPTTDGLPAPDMQIHVVPSLFYDNGLHEPTMPGFTSAATLVDVASRGRLRLKSANPLWKPEIDPAYYAEPRDMETMIAGLRALIEIGQTGPLRRFLDKPFLPLRHDLSDSEMADHIRENTQTLYHPVGTCSIGSVVDPELRVQGVEGLRVVDASVMPVVPRGNTNAPTIMVAEKAADLIRGRSA; this is encoded by the coding sequence GTGGCCGTCCAGGAGTCCTACGACTACGTCATCGTCGGTGCCGGCAGCGCGGGGTGCGTCCTCGCCAACCGCCTGACCGAGGACCCGTCCGCCCAGGTCCTGCTCCTCGAAGCGGGCGCGGAGGACACCGCGGACGAGATCCACATCCCGGCCGCGTTCGCGTCGCTGTTCAAGACCAGGTGGGACTGGAACTACGAGACCGTCGAGCAGAAGCACACGGGCAAGACGTCGTACTGGCCGCGCGGGAAGATGCTCGGCGGCTGCTCGTCGATCAACGCGATGATCTACATCCGTGGCAACCGCGTCGACTACGACGGTTGGCGCGATTCCCACGGCGCCACCGGGTGGGGTTGGGACGACGTCCTGCCCTACTTCAAGCGCGCCGAGGGCAACCAGCGGCTCGGCGGGCCGCTGCACGGCACCGACGGCCCGCTGCACGTCGAGGACCGCCGGTTCACCCACGAGCTGTCGCACGCCTGGGTCGACTCGGCCGTCGCGTGGGGCCTCAAGCGCACCGACGACTTCAACGGCGAGAGCCAGGAAGGCGCCGGCGTCTACCAGGTGACGTGCAAGAAGGGCCGCCGGTGGTCCACGGCCGACGCCTACCTGCGCCCGGCGCTCTCGCGGCCGAACCTCACGGTGAAGACGAGCACGCCGGCCACCCGGATCGTCTTCGAGGGCACGCGCGCGGTCGGCGTGTCCTATTTGGACAACGGAGTCGAGCAGACGGCGCGCGCTTCGACGGAAGTCATTCTTTCGGGTGGCGCGGTGAACTCGCCGCAGCTACTGATGGTGTCGGGAGTGGGCCCGGCCGAGCACCTGCGCGAGCACGGCGTCGACGTCGTCGCCGCGCTGCCCGGCGTCGGCGAAAACCTGCACGACCACCCGGCGTGCGGAATCATCTGGTCCACTCGGGACACCACCGATCTGGCCGATGCGGCGTCGCTTTTCGGTTTGGCCCGGTACCAGCTGACGCGACGCGGGCCGTTGACGTCGAACATCGGCGAGGCTGGCGCGTTCTACCCGACCACGGACGGGTTGCCGGCGCCGGACATGCAGATCCACGTGGTGCCGTCGTTGTTCTACGACAACGGGTTGCACGAGCCGACGATGCCCGGCTTCACCTCGGCGGCGACACTGGTGGACGTCGCGAGCCGCGGACGGCTGCGGCTGAAGTCGGCGAATCCGTTGTGGAAGCCGGAAATCGACCCGGCATATTACGCTGAGCCGCGCGATATGGAGACGATGATCGCGGGATTGCGGGCGTTGATCGAAATCGGGCAGACGGGGCCGTTGCGGCGATTCCTGGACAAGCCGTTCCTGCCGCTGCGGCACGATTTGAGTGATTCGGAAATGGCCGATCACATTCGGGAGAACACGCAGACGCTTTATCACCCGGTCGGGACTTGCTCGATCGGGTCGGTGGTTGACCCGGAGTTGCGGGTTCAGGGGGTGGAGGGGCTGCGGGTGGTGGACGCGTCCGTGATGCCGGTGGTGCCGCGGGGGAACACGAACGCGCCGACGATCATGGTGGCGGAAAAGGCGGCGGATTTGATCCGGGGGCGGTCGGCGTAG